A genomic segment from Scomber japonicus isolate fScoJap1 chromosome 11, fScoJap1.pri, whole genome shotgun sequence encodes:
- the map3k20a gene encoding mitogen-activated protein kinase kinase kinase 20 isoform X2 has product MSSHSASFVQIKFDDILFYENCGGGSFGSVYRARWISQDKEVAVKKLLKIENEAEILSVLSHRNIIQFYGAIVEAPNYGIVTEYASGGSLYDYLSSDNSEEMDMGQIMTWAAEIARGMHYLHSEAPVKVIHRDLKSRNVVLAADRVLKICDFGASKFLTHTTHMSLVGTFPWMAPEVIQSLPVSETCDTFSYGVVLWEMLTREIPFKGLEGLQVAWLVVEKNERLTIPSGCPASFAELMRKCWAVEPKERPMFKQILSTLESMSKDSQLPEQCNSFLHNKAEWRCEIEATLERLKKLERDLSTKEQELKERERRLKMWERKLIEQSDSPLFLPMTKKISAKSFYQSKTEESNSSQMSCQISASGNEDVNLQSLMKGFEDMFSPDCGRPVLHSGMQVNMQAKQNSSKSSCVREGHKINMTLGMGRLTWSDDSE; this is encoded by the exons ATGTCGTCTCATAGCGCCTCCTTCGTGCAAATCAAGTTTGATGACATCCTCTTTTACGAGAACTGTGGCGGTGGCAGCTTCGGGAGCGTGTACCGAGCCAGGTGGATCTCCCAGGACAAAGAGGTTGCGGTGAAAAAACTGCTAAAGATTGAGAATGAG GCTGAAATCCTCAGTGTCCTCAGCCACCGTAACATCATCCAGTTTTATGGCGCCATTGTTGAGGCTCCCAATTATGGAATTGTCACTG AGTATGCAAGTGGTGGATCACTATATGATTACCTGTCCAGTGACAACAGTGAGGAAATGGACATGGGACAGATTATGACATGGGCTGCGGAGATTGCACGAG GAATGCACTACTTACATTCAGAGGCCCCTGTTAAGGTGATCCACAGAGACCTGAAGTCCAGAAATG TTGTTTTAGCTGCAGACAGAGTTCTCAAG ATCTGTGATTTTGGAGCATCCAAGTTTTTGACCCACACAACACATATGTCCTTGGTGGGTACGTTTCCCTGGATGGCTCCAGAGGTGATCCAGAGCCTGCCTGTGTCTGAGACCTGTGACACCTTCTCCTATGGTGTG GTGCTTTGGGAAATGCTCACCCGTGAGATACCCTTCAAAGGCCTGGAAGGCTTACAAGTGGCCTGGCTGGTGGTAGAGAAGAATGAG agGTTAACCATCCCCAGTGGCTGTCCTGCAAGCTTTGCTGAGCTCATGAGAAAGTGCTGGGCAGTCGAGCCAAAA GAAAGGCCAATGTTCAAGCAGATTCTCTCCACTTTGGAGTCCATGTCTAAGGACAGCCAACTTCCTGAACAGTGCAACTCTTTCCTTCACAACAAGGCTGAATGGAG GTGTGAGATTGAAGCGACACTTGAGAGACTTAAGAAGCTGGAGAGAGACTTGAGCACTAAAGAGCAGgagctgaaggagagagagcggCGTCTAAAGATGTGGGAGCGCAAACTCATCGAACAATCCGACAGCCCG cTCTTCTTACCCATGACAAAAAAGATAAGCGCTAAGTCGTTCTATCAGTCTAAGACGGAGGAGTCAAACAGTTCACAGATGTCATGTCAGATCTCAGCCTCCGGTAACGAGGACGTGAATCTGCAATCCTTAATGAAAGGGTTTGAGGACATGTTTTCCCCGGACTGTGGGCGGCCCGTCCTGCACTCAGGCATGCAGGTCAACATGCAGGCCAAGCAGAACTCTTCCAAGTCCAGCTGTGTGAGAGAAGGACACAAAATCAACATGACTCTGGGGATGGGACGCCTCACATGGTCTGACGACAGTGAATAA